Proteins encoded by one window of Lycium barbarum isolate Lr01 chromosome 11, ASM1917538v2, whole genome shotgun sequence:
- the LOC132616598 gene encoding high mobility group B protein 13-like isoform X2, with protein MLVDPDEHPSFYKLLFKEGFIDKILMPPAFIKENKSMLAKTCLLRTDEGVFWEAKIVREKCGYFLCEGEWPQFVEYHRLDLGDVLLFFLIDKSTFQVLPYKQKRYRNLRGKQVFEELSSSSKEDADEDEEDEEEEEEEEEENEEEEEEEETPRKSKKCKSHAIEYSDDNEGESKDSSSGSKDKESPRYFRSGGESNGEANKVLYKKKAPPGLKLLLKACQEQPANSIIGGWKRGRARRERDPNKPKQPTTAFFVFMEEFRKQFAKKNPHNHDICIVGRAGGDRWNQLPEAEKAPYIREAEKRKVEYKENLRAYYDRKASKEDASDNCRSAVVEEEMHDYVLVNTEIGKRKTGAVEEEEAESGSEENGPKKVRSNMVNFNNKDPNFEVVVKKVTDTGQPLKTYLRRKYQREDKELKS; from the exons ATGCTAGTGGATCCTGACGAGCATCCATCATTTTACAAGCTTTTATTTAAAGAAGGTTTTATCGACAAAATA CTAATGCCGCCAGCCTTCATCAAAGAAAACAAGAGTATGTTGGCAAAGACTTGCTTATTGAGAACGGATGAAGGGGTTTTTTGGGAAGCAAAGATTGTGAGGGAGAAGTGTGGCTATTTCTTATGTGAAGGAGAGTGGCCACAGTTTGTGGAGTATCACAGATTGGACCTGGGGGAcgtcttgctcttctttctcatTGATAAATCGACGTTCCAAGTTCTGCCCTATAAACAGAAACGTTATAGAAACCTTCGTGGGAAGCAAGTATTTGAGGAACTCAGCAGTAGCTCGAAAGAGGATGCGGATGAGGATGAGGAagatgaagaggaagaggaagaggaagaggaagaaaatgaggaagaggaagaagaagaggaaaccCCGAGAAAATCAAAGAAATGTAAAAGTCACGCAATAGAATACTCCGATGATAATGAGGGAGAAAGCAAGGACTCATCCAGTGGCTCCAAGGATAAGGAAAGTCCACGGTACTTCCGTTCAG GAGGTGAATCCAATGGCGAAGCAAATAAAGTGCTCTACAAGAAGAAAGCTCCTCCAGGACTAAAACTGTTACTAAAGGCTTGTCAAGAGCAGCCTGCAAATTCTATCATAGGAGGATGGAAGAGGGGAAGAGCGAGGCGTGAGAGGGATCCTAACAAACCTAAGCAACCAACAACTGCTTTCTTTGTTTTCATGGAGGAGTTCAGGAAGCAGTTCGCGAAGAAGAATCCACACAACCATGATATCTGCATTGTTGGAAGAGCTGGTGGAGACAGGTGGAATCAGTTGCCAGAAGCTGAGAAAGCTCCTTACATACGAGAGGCAGAGAAAAGGAAGGTAGAATATAAAGAAAACTTGAGGGCTTACTATGACCGAAAGGCTTCCAAAGAAGACGCATCTGACAATTGCAGGTCCGCCGTCGTTGAGGAAGAG ATGCATGATTATGTCCTCGTGAATACTGAAATTGGGAAAAGAAAGACAGGTGCAGTAGAAGAGGAGGAAGCTGAGAGTGGAAGCGAAGAAAATGGTCCAAAGAAAGTCAGGTCAAATATGGTGAACTTCAACAATAAAGATCCAAACTTTGAAGTGGTTGTGAAAAAAGTCACTGATACAGGCCAACCTCTCAAGACTTATCTTAGAAGAAAATATCAACGAGAGGATAAGGAATTGAAGAGTTAG
- the LOC132616598 gene encoding high mobility group B protein 13-like isoform X1: protein MLVDPDEHPSFYKLLFKEGFIDKILMPPAFIKENKSMLAKTCLLRTDEGVFWEAKIVREKCGYFLCEGEWPQFVEYHRLDLGDVLLFFLIDKSTFQVLPYKQKRYRNLRGKQVFEELSSSSKEDADEDEEDEEEEEEEEEENEEEEEEEETPRKSKKCKSHAIEYSDDNEGESKDSSSGSKDKESPRYFRSGFIMKGGESNGEANKVLYKKKAPPGLKLLLKACQEQPANSIIGGWKRGRARRERDPNKPKQPTTAFFVFMEEFRKQFAKKNPHNHDICIVGRAGGDRWNQLPEAEKAPYIREAEKRKVEYKENLRAYYDRKASKEDASDNCRSAVVEEEMHDYVLVNTEIGKRKTGAVEEEEAESGSEENGPKKVRSNMVNFNNKDPNFEVVVKKVTDTGQPLKTYLRRKYQREDKELKS from the exons ATGCTAGTGGATCCTGACGAGCATCCATCATTTTACAAGCTTTTATTTAAAGAAGGTTTTATCGACAAAATA CTAATGCCGCCAGCCTTCATCAAAGAAAACAAGAGTATGTTGGCAAAGACTTGCTTATTGAGAACGGATGAAGGGGTTTTTTGGGAAGCAAAGATTGTGAGGGAGAAGTGTGGCTATTTCTTATGTGAAGGAGAGTGGCCACAGTTTGTGGAGTATCACAGATTGGACCTGGGGGAcgtcttgctcttctttctcatTGATAAATCGACGTTCCAAGTTCTGCCCTATAAACAGAAACGTTATAGAAACCTTCGTGGGAAGCAAGTATTTGAGGAACTCAGCAGTAGCTCGAAAGAGGATGCGGATGAGGATGAGGAagatgaagaggaagaggaagaggaagaggaagaaaatgaggaagaggaagaagaagaggaaaccCCGAGAAAATCAAAGAAATGTAAAAGTCACGCAATAGAATACTCCGATGATAATGAGGGAGAAAGCAAGGACTCATCCAGTGGCTCCAAGGATAAGGAAAGTCCACGGTACTTCCGTTCAG GTTTCATCATGAAAGGAGGTGAATCCAATGGCGAAGCAAATAAAGTGCTCTACAAGAAGAAAGCTCCTCCAGGACTAAAACTGTTACTAAAGGCTTGTCAAGAGCAGCCTGCAAATTCTATCATAGGAGGATGGAAGAGGGGAAGAGCGAGGCGTGAGAGGGATCCTAACAAACCTAAGCAACCAACAACTGCTTTCTTTGTTTTCATGGAGGAGTTCAGGAAGCAGTTCGCGAAGAAGAATCCACACAACCATGATATCTGCATTGTTGGAAGAGCTGGTGGAGACAGGTGGAATCAGTTGCCAGAAGCTGAGAAAGCTCCTTACATACGAGAGGCAGAGAAAAGGAAGGTAGAATATAAAGAAAACTTGAGGGCTTACTATGACCGAAAGGCTTCCAAAGAAGACGCATCTGACAATTGCAGGTCCGCCGTCGTTGAGGAAGAG ATGCATGATTATGTCCTCGTGAATACTGAAATTGGGAAAAGAAAGACAGGTGCAGTAGAAGAGGAGGAAGCTGAGAGTGGAAGCGAAGAAAATGGTCCAAAGAAAGTCAGGTCAAATATGGTGAACTTCAACAATAAAGATCCAAACTTTGAAGTGGTTGTGAAAAAAGTCACTGATACAGGCCAACCTCTCAAGACTTATCTTAGAAGAAAATATCAACGAGAGGATAAGGAATTGAAGAGTTAG